The Leptidea sinapis chromosome 10, ilLepSina1.1, whole genome shotgun sequence sequence aaaatgtctatggATGGCTTTACGAATAAAGATCTTATAAAGACAAAATTATCCTCGCTCAACATACCACcccttttttaatgaaaaaaataatttaaaaataatgagttTCTTTAACTTTTAAGACATAAATGTTTTGGaaagataaatttaattaaaaagcatGTCACTGATTCCGTTTCCTACTCGATGCCTTAACATCCACCAATCCGCGATCTGCATTTAGTAATGTCAATCGCACCCTGCTCTGTGATCTTTGCACTGCACTGGACCTCATCTTTCCGTTATTTTGCAGTTTGATCATTCAAAAATTCAGGAATCAGGATTCGAGACGCCTTCAAGTAACAACCAATACTGATCATCGTGGAAGTTTGAGTATTTATCTTCTTCTCTTCCTCTTTTCTACTTGCTGTACTGTATTATTTCGCGTTGTTGTTATATGTTTGGGTGTATAGGGCTCTGTATTCCGATTATTTGCTGCAGTTACAATGGAAGTGCAAGTTAGTAATTTttgatatgattattttatatgtatcaaTGTAGTTTAAAGCCttcttacttatattatttgttttttttagaatCATTTACAAGATCAAGAAAATATTAACGGCGTTAGGGGTAAATTGAACATTACAAGACGACAAGGGACAGCTCTTCGCGGAGCTCTTGGTGAAATCAGTACGAATGTCGCCCCGATTCGGGACTTCTCTATGGTTAAAGCTACAGCGGCAAACTTCGAAAGAAAAGCTAAATGCGCTAATATTAAGAGGTATGTTGATTTATACTATTGATATCTCGAAAGTTTCCACCCCATAATCAatacaaaattgtttaaaattattaaaatatactactTCATCAACAGCTACAATCATATTCAGTCTAAAATAGACACTGGAATATCTAACAAAAATAAAGTCCAGTCAACACGGCCACCCTTGCGTCGTGAAGAAAGCACTGCAGGTCTGGCTACAAGAGCTGCTCTTCATACTCAggtttgattttttaaataattttgaagaaaTAGTATAATGACGATAGTAAAAAACTTGGTAAATTTTTGGGTCTGTTTTTCAACCTTAATTCATGTTCTAGTTTTGGTACACAGTTTATTCTAAGTGacacaaatttatattgcataCTATGCAAATTATTAGCATTTTTGTTAATCACACTGCCAAAGGACTGGCGGAGGTTCCATTATAATGATAaaagcaaaattatttttattagggTTCCATTgacaaatggcaaaaaacgaaaCCCTTATAGATTTGTCGGGACTGTCCgcatgtcacagccactttttttccgaaactaggaactgtactgttgaaacttggtaagtacatgtattctgtaaaccgagatttattaagattttcacacaaaaatataaaaaataaattttagggGATTCCTATACTTAGAAAggaaacttaaatatttttttcatcaatccCATATGTGTAGAggatatctatggataggtcttcaaaaatgatattgagattTCTAATATCAGTTTTTCTATCTGAATTGTTTGCTCGAGAGACaattccaaagtggtaaaatgtgtgtgtgttaaaTTATTCTAAGCTTTAACAATCAtaatttgcaaatttaatacaaaaagctgaaaaatttattacaaaaaaaacagcTGTGTATTTTACATGAATGTTAAACATAAGTAATAagtgtttaaaattaaagttattacagttttacataagtagtgctactaataattgtttaaaataatgtatattattttaattgtcactagcattaaactaggccgGGCCTGTATTATAATACTAGTTACTTCCAGGGACATTGTTTTTTACAGTCACTCATAGTACACAAAAGGTCATATCTAAGATAGCAATTCAACTTTATAAGAACAATTTTTCACAGTTcaacaagaaaataaataacatttcttTATCATACATTATACTGGTTAGTATTTGAGCCTTCATTAATGTTGAGGGTATTCTTAAAAACATTTGGGTTGACTACAGACTGTTGACttggtttatttttatagaataatgTAGTATCTTTATAATTgggtttattttgaatttttataaatatatatatatttaaatacagttttaaatgtatatataaatgtacatgtatacatatattatttttattgtagatGTGAAATATACTTTATTGTTAATCCTTTTTCAGTTATTTAACTCTTGTAACATAGATTGTAAAGTTCCTGGGTAGTTTTCTTTGGTCACTGTATCATCCGAAAATCTCAAGTGACTCAGCTTTTTACCATCTATTTTAATACCTAGGTCATATCCATCCAGTTTCCTGAAGTCTTCTTCCTGTAACCACCtaaggccacctaaaattgtataatattaaattggcTAAGTTGTATATGATGAATAAAGATTCTTCTGTCTCCATGTCTAAGCCTTTTTAGAAACCaatgtagcttcatgacattTACCAAGTGCAGTATATTATTGTcactattgtaaataaatatttctactagctgacccgacggatgttgttctgtatatgataaataaaataatgtttttacatgaatttgtcaataatatatcgtaacatcaaaaattacttcgtaaaatatgcaccctgctgtcgtaatgaaattgtttcacagcagaactgtcaaaccgtgcgtcaataaattctctcatagaaattatgtatggacacatcaaaggaaaaacaaatttgttgtttttatttaatttagcagcattttcctatttattcaccttttaaaccttctctggacctccacaaataattcaagaccaaaattagccaaatcggtccagccgttctcgagttttagcgagactaacaaacagcaattcatttttatatatatagatttctaGTACATGTGTGAAAAACTTTCAGTCCTGCTTTGTACTGGCAATTCTCATCCTAATGATACAAATTTAACTCAAGCTGAACTACATATACATTCTCAATTAATTGATGCCATGGTTTTTAGGGCTTGCCAATTACTGTAGTTGTGTTCTAAGGTGTCAAATGTTTTTGTGTGTATCCATATTCTTgaaatttttcaatatatagTAGGCACtattttcacaaatattttCTACAATCACACAATGAAGTTTATTCTATAACTTGGTTGTTCTTGGAAGGAAAGTAATGCTGACAAAATTCAATTCTTGTTGGCTGATTGtgataattacttattaattctGTTTATATTCCCCCAATTCAGGCTGCAGTTAAagactgtaaaaataataccaaagaATCCTCTATCATTGTGCAGCAAGCAAAGAAGGCAGCACATGACATTAGAAAACCCACCAAACTTAAGGAGAATGTAGCTTCAATTAGACCGGTATTGAAAGAATCAACTGTATCTCtaagtaaattgaaaataaatgaaaatttatcagtaaaaaatataaaaaaaagtgatgtTAGAGAAAATTCACTCGGGAGATGTACAAATGAACCAGCTACACCGGTGTTGCCACCAAATATTGAAGATATTGATGCCAAGGATCATAACAAACCAATACTTATGTCTACATACATAAAAGATATCTATAGGTATTTGACAGAACTTGAGAAGAAGTACCCTGTTGAAACTGATCATTTGAAGAAGCAGGTAtgtatagaataaaatatattcctttGTCAAGTGCTTCACCACTTGACAAAGGAACAATATTTTGCTACAGTGCTAGTGAATCCTTAAAATCTTTGACATCAGTTAATTTTTGCTTTTCTAGGAGCAGTGCTCAAGCAGAACTTTATTTGTTTACTTAGTGTTTTTAgttactcaatttttttttatggaataggaggacaaacgagcgtacgggtcacctgatgttaaatgatcaccgccacacattctcttgtaacaccagagaaatcaaatgttgccggcctttaaggaagttgtaaggtggatgatatgacatgggtatgTCATAttgtcccagaaacaccgcacaaggaagctcattccacagctttgtagtaagtggaagaaagctccttgaaaaccacactgtggaggaccgccacacatccagatggtggggatgatatcctaacttttaACTCAATTCAGACTTGCCACATTAATTAAAACTGTGAGCAAATGTGTGAAATTGTAAATTATGTTGTACTTATTATTAAGCATTTCTAaaagctataataaaaaaaattatgaggtAAATGAAAATGGAATATGATTTGTGGGGAGtcaactataattattattttctttttttgcagCCAGTGATTACTGGAACCATGAGGGCAACATTAATTGATTGGTTGGTGGAGCTTCAAACTCAGTTCTCTCTATTACATGAGACTTGGCAAATATGTGTAGGAATAATTGACCTATACTTACAGGTACCACATGTTTAAGTATtttgaatgtaaaataattatatttctttagaTCAAAGGAACTTAAAGATTTATTGCTTCAACCATTGTTTTTTTCTGGAagaaattgtatataatatgaccatGTCAATTCAATgacattgaattaaaaaaaaattaaatcctgGAAACATTGCAATGTTATGCATAGTTTGGGTGTGTGTGTAAGAAAGTTTCTCGAACACCACGCTGAAGAGGTGGTTCTccacacatccagttggtggAGATATTAAATTTTGTGGTATGATGGTCGAATTCAGCCGAAGAAATCATAGGTCTATCAAACATCTCTGTGGAACAGTACCCATGATAAATGTGTTAGATGTCACACAAAACAGTCTTCATATAACTTTAAGCGATTGAGTTGTTCAAAGAGTGCATGGTCTCCGAACATTTGAACAGCTCTGCATTGCATGAGGCCAAATGGTTGAACTTCGTAATGAGGTCACTCCTTAATTACCTacctttattgttattatattataacttacaACTTGTTATTCAACCTTTTGATTGTAGGTCGTAAATGTCCAAAAAGATAGGCTGCAGCTGATTGGAGTTACTGCTATGCTCATAGCTTGCAAGTATGAAGAAATATATGCACCAAATGTTGATGATTTTGTGTATGTATCGGACAACGCCTACACTAAGGAGGACATAATCAAGTGTGAAAGGGAAATGCTGAGCAAGTTGGGCTTTCATCTTACTAGGCCTATTCCAATTAGTTTCTTGAGGAGGTaaagataaataattttttatgtttatatgagCAACATCAGgtcaaagtatattttttttaatttaacctaaatgatttgaatttaaatgatacCACCAAGCAATCCGAGTTTTGagtcttattatattttagctTTGAGTCTTTTTCGTTTTATGGAATTTGAATCAACTCCCATTATGTGGTGGTCTTGTTTCTAGCTTCTAAGTATGTGTTTAAGAGAAAATTATGAGCATTTCAGATTGAAACCTCTGAAAATCTTTAATACTGATTTGGAAGCAGTTCTGCATAGCTAAATGCCAATAAACATAATAGGTACAAACTGGCTAATGTATgcttttgtataaataaattcactTTGTTTACAGTTAAAACTTgttgtaaatgttgtttttgGGCACACATGTTGTGATTTAGGCATGAACGCTTCATCCAGGagtgattaatattattttcgattCACTTATATGCTGCATTACActcttataatatacatattattttataaaacgtcAACATCTCATCACCCGCAGCGTCCTCGCAGTGTGCTTGCTGCGGAACGAATATGTGCTATACACTGTAATCAGTAATTTTACTACTATCAGCGTGAATTTTGTGAGATTTAGTTGAACTAAGTGCATCCTCTAGCGAGGACAGCTACTCTTTATGTGATATAAATCAAATGATGTCTTCTATTGACACTGTTTTGGTAGCTTCGCATGGCTTTTGGTCTttctattaaatgatatttgaGTTGTTTACAGTGATTTTGTGTGCCAATTCAAATCTATGCAGTTCTCAATACGAGTATCAAATTGAGTgtaaagtgaaacgaagccaagatttatataattaagtaaataatgctctatctgacatcgtgtactggttgagcgccaataacttattgttaaatagtcataaaaccaaatatattacaTTCACCActccaaatgtcaaaaatgcagatgcgaatattttattaaatggcgcgatttataacttaggtcctaaagaatcattaagagaacaatttaaagaaataaacattttgactgttgcttctcaatacatttttgataatgttctgtatgttcataagcacattgaggaatgttaacacgaggaacaaacataaacttgttatactcggttgggtcaagttagtaagtctgaagaataaagtgaacaccctcaggctctttaattataaatgtttattgtacgatatcacattgtaatcaatatttatattaaaaaaaagccttctgagtttcttgcgcccattcttctcagttctcttttgaatgggtggtagtttttgacattcaataagtgattttaaatcctattttgaataaaaatatttgaatttgagtggTATCACATCAAACGCATGctcttataatatgtatttatgttataaaaattttaatattttctattctctaaaaaatttaattaaaatcttacatTTTTCAGATTCGTAAAAGTTGCTCAGGGAACATCCAAGACTCATCATCTCGCTAAGTACTTTGTAGACCTCTGTTTAGTAGACTACTCTATGGCCCATTATCACCCATCAGAGTTGGCCGCGGCAGCAGTGTGTTTATCCATGCACATATTAACAAACAAATCTCTCGAAGAGGTGTGGACTCCATCACTTGCTTATTACTCTAGCTATGAATTAAACCACATTGACCCAATAATTAGGAATATTGCAAAAATCGTCAAGAATGTAGGAAAATCAAAACACAAGGCCgtttataacaaatatttagaCCCAACTCTAGCAAAAGTATCCGGCTTGCCGCAACTAAAGAGCTTTGCACTTGACAAACTTGTTCTGAGTTAATATTTAGGTAGGTTTAGATTTGTTGATTGTTAGTGtgatatttaagttattttagaTGTAAAGTTTATAATGATTGACTGACTGTTATATTAAGATTTGTGCTTTTTATTAAGATGTAAATTCTTTAGCTCTGACATTAAACCTGATAATTAttcaaagtaaataataatattataatataatatgttatgacAAATTATGACGAGTTATTTACTAGTGCTGCAAACATATTACgacaaataatagttttatcgACACAGAATAAAGTCAGAGTTGGAATGATTTGCAAGATTTGTACCTGTATATTTTGTTTAGGATTTTGTTTTAACTTTTCGATCTAATTGTATTATCTAATGACGTTTTGTGACAACACCGtgtttgtgttttttattatgagaaaattgtattttctaatggagataaataaaaattaaaatatttgattgtgaattaaataagttatatatattttaaattctttttgaaTTCTGCGACTGACATTAATCAACATTACTTGCTGTTGTCtagtgatattattatcattatgattTTCAATAAGGTAATGTCAGTACCTTGAACTATTATTGACTAAAAGTCTAAAATAACACAAAGAAGTtgcgtttttaaataattttgtgatgtaTTTCAAACAAATGAAATGATCTTGTTTCTTAAATAAGTGACTAAAAATTTTTCAGTTTGATTATAAgacattgtattaaaatattttcctaatgttagataatattattattttattgtaatcctGTGATGTGAATTTGTaaagtatgtaataataaagatagaaaatgtttgaaataaatgttattgttttatatttgaaatagttTTGTATGTGAGTTTGTGTATATGAACTCCACCCTGTGAAGCTATTGTCAAGCGGCGCCATGCAGTATGGGCTCCTTCATCTCTTGTGAGCACAGCAGTGATCATCCACTACGGTAAAACCCGTGGTTTAAACAAAAACCCTTTACCATCTTGAACTACAATAACATATTCAAGAAGTCCATGTCTTTGTGTAACctagaaaataatgcaatagtCCTTATTTATTATGTGGTGTTCAGCGTTCGgtaagctccgtaaaatcttcttgtCCCAAATACCAGTGTCTGGAtccgaaggttttcaaccagtgtttGTTGCCAGAGATGACTTACACAAACGTGGTCGCAAAACTTACATGATGGTACAcaaacgtggtcgctaactaatgagaaagctcatggtcgctcaaagGGTGTTTCCCTGCGATCGAATTAGGAATGAGATCCATAGGAAAACCACTCATCCGCATAGCACAAattattgcaaaactgaagtggcagtgggcaaagcatatacactggcctgcaaaagtaacaaattttataggctttaattcttgagaaactaaaattatacattagtaacatttttaacttaaaaaagataaaacaatgaaaatagacatttttagtttagtgtaaaaaaattcaactaaaatgtattacatgttatttaatttttaataactggtattgtttcggagccgatgttggggaatattcttccattcttctaccagggcctgctttagtgccctgagggtagtaggtggtggtctgcgatttctgactagcttcccaagctcatcccaggcgtgttcaatcgggttgtgatcaggacttcttgatggccaagccatcacgctgatacccacctcctgaatatactcttgtacgatatgagccgtgtgtggccgggcattatcatgcatcagcatcgatccatcacccatatttgctaaatacggccctgcatactcattgagaatctcttgagcatatctttacccagtgagggtgccattttctatggctactagctctgtgcgaccttctgaagatatgccagcccatacatgtacactgcctccaccgtattggactctttctgagatgcaggcttgaaggtatcgctcaccaggtcgcctgtaaactcttcgccttccatcagaagtgtaaagggagaatcgagactcatctgcaaacaaaattcttgaccattcttctttatcccactgcatgtgttcacgggcgtatcgcagtctcgctactcgatgctgtctctcgagttttgggccactcgctggtcttcggggtttcaaatttgcttcagcaagtcttcttctcactgtactgtcactaatgtagtccctccgggtctgaagtagctgttgctggacttcaactgcattttggtggcgatttcttaacacagtggaaataatataacgatcttctcgggcactggtacacctgggtctgccattacaaggtctcctaagatggtgtccagtctcttcgtaccttcgctttaccttctggaccgttcgtaccgtcacacccaccattcttgcagtgcgacgcatactgatgcctagttccagaaaagccatgatcctagcacattcttcaactgaaaaaggcatgataaataaatgtattttagcataaatttttaaaacaagacccatcgatcttgaaaaaaatttaaaacagaaagaaaaatgtgaatggtaaaattgtaattcggaaacgtccactttgaaaaaggaatggttttgtttttgaagttttttttcagccaattcttaaaagaatgTTTCTGTCTAtatagtttttatgtacaaaattaaattctctttggagtcctttttatttcgaaagtatatcttgtgaacttaaagcgttatcccaattttaaaagtgtgatacttacttttgaaggccagtgtagttcgacggatagatggccgttggggcagtcctctaatggcgaccacataccggaagccgcagtattggtaggcctcCACATCCGACAAGATCGACCGattatctggtcaagatcgccggaatacgttggatgagggcagcgctggaccgatcgtcgtggaaatctttgggggaggtgtttgtccagcagtggacgtcttccggctgatatgcaTGAGTGAGATTCTTCTTTTTTGCCTTCACATGACACAAGATGTGAATATTAAATGTcttatttatatgtaagtaacaaaaaaccattaaattatgtGGTTTATTCACTTAGTTCAAACAATATAAATACCTTACTAATTATTGGCCTCTAATTACTGCGCATGGAACCTTTGAGCATAGATTACCTACCTTTTCAGATTACGTACCTTAATCATACATTATGATTACCTATGcattcaagatggctgctgcgTAAATCCAACCAAGAAGCTGTTTCAAAATGTTCACATAGCAgccgtatttttttaatttttaataattacatagttttagagagacgtcgcttcattttgtgtcttctaccgcatttatcacggggagtgttccgaagaggtgttcaacctgattcctgccgccgaaattcaccttcgcacgacacgcaacaagttacgatatcatccccaccatctggatgtgtggcggtcctccacagtgtggttttcaaggagctttcttcctcgtactacgaagctgtggaatgagccttcttgtgcggtatttccgggacgatacgacatgggtaccttcaagaaaagcgcgtacaccttccttaaaggccggcaacgctcttgtgattcctctggtgttgcaagagagtgtgggcggcggtgatcacttaacaccaggagacccgtacgctcgtttgtcctcctattccaaaaaaaaaaaaagttttggtTCTAGGTTAAagccaaattaaactaaaacttcTAGCAAGAATTTTACGTCGTGACTAGTTTGAAGGCAGCAATTGCGACAAACGTAGGTAATTAGCATTAGGTGTCTACTGTTTCTCAAGTATGTAGGAGGGTGTAAATTACTGGTGTAATTACATGCGCAAAGCTGCGAGCCTCTCAATATTTTATACAGAGCTATGAAGTATAAGTTTAGTTTTGACATTGGTAGGTACCTAATGTATCTTTTGGCTTCTTTatctattgcgctcgtcactgaGACATTAGAATTTTATGTTTAGTCTCAATAGCCccttaatttaattactaacTAGTAgtacggcgcctttcaaaccGTAACAATATAGCTTGCATATTATTTCATGGCCGCGCCGCTAATTAATAATTGAGCAAGTTACATAGCTATGGTCATCTATG is a genomic window containing:
- the LOC126966323 gene encoding G2/mitotic-specific cyclin-B2, whose translation is MEVQNHLQDQENINGVRGKLNITRRQGTALRGALGEISTNVAPIRDFSMVKATAANFERKAKCANIKSYNHIQSKIDTGISNKNKVQSTRPPLRREESTAGLATRAALHTQAAVKDCKNNTKESSIIVQQAKKAAHDIRKPTKLKENVASIRPVLKESTVSLSKLKINENLSVKNIKKSDVRENSLGRCTNEPATPVLPPNIEDIDAKDHNKPILMSTYIKDIYRYLTELEKKYPVETDHLKKQPVITGTMRATLIDWLVELQTQFSLLHETWQICVGIIDLYLQVVNVQKDRLQLIGVTAMLIACKYEEIYAPNVDDFVYVSDNAYTKEDIIKCEREMLSKLGFHLTRPIPISFLRRFVKVAQGTSKTHHLAKYFVDLCLVDYSMAHYHPSELAAAAVCLSMHILTNKSLEEVWTPSLAYYSSYELNHIDPIIRNIAKIVKNVGKSKHKAVYNKYLDPTLAKVSGLPQLKSFALDKLVLS